In a single window of the Arachis hypogaea cultivar Tifrunner chromosome 6, arahy.Tifrunner.gnm2.J5K5, whole genome shotgun sequence genome:
- the LOC112697239 gene encoding lysine histidine transporter 1 — translation MGTQGPTELNSHTNGSGSVDGKTEREKAIEAWLPITSSRNAKWWYSAFHNVTAMVGAGVLSLPYAMSELGWGPGVTVLVLSWIITLYTLWQMVEMHEMVPGKRFDRYHELGQYAFGEKLGLYIVVPQQLIVEVGVNIVYMVTGGKSLQKFHNTVCSDCKKIKLTFFIMIFASVHFVLSHLPNFNSISGVSLAAAVMSLSYSTIAWAASAHKGVQENVEYGYKSSSRVGTVFGFFNALGDVAFAYAGHNVVLEIQATIPSTPEKPSKGPMWRGVVVAYIVVALCYFPVALVGYWMFGNGVADNILISLEKPKWLIAMANMFVVVHVIGSYQIYAMPVFDMIETVMVKKLNFKPSRILRFIVRNVYVAFTMFIAITFPFFGGLLGFFGGFAFAPTTYFLPCIMWLAIYKPKKFGLSWWANWICIVLGLCLMILSPIGGLRQIILDAKSYKFYS, via the exons ATGGGAACTCAAGGACCAACTGAACTCAACTCTCATACTAATGGCTCTGGCTCT GTTGATGGGAAGACAGAGAGAGAGAAGGCAATTGAAGCGTGGCTGCCAATAACTTCTTCCAGAAATGCAAAATGGTGGTACTCGGCTTTTCACAATGTCACAGCCATGGTGGGAGCTGGTGTTCTCAGTCTTCCTTATGCCATGTCCGAACTTGGATG GGGTCCTGGTGTGACTGTACTTGTTCTATCATGGATCATTACCCTGTACACCCTATGGCAAATGGTTGAGATGCATGAAATGGTTCCAGGGAAACGTTTCGACAGGTACCATGAATTGGGTCAATACGCATTCGGCGAAAAGCTTGGTCTTTATATTGTGGTGCCTCAACAGCTTATAGTTGAAGTTGGTGTGAACATAGTGTACATGGTTACTGGAGGCAAATCACTACAGAAGTTCCATAATACTGTTTGTTCGGATTGCAAAAAGATCAAGTTGACTTTCTTCATTATGATTTTTGCCTCTGTTCACTTTGTGTTGTCTCATCTCCCCAATTTCAACTCAATCTCTGGTGTGTCCTTGGCAGCAGCTGTCATGTCCTTAAGTTACTCCACCATTGCATGGGCAGCTTCAGCTCACAAGGGGGTTCAAGAAAATGTGGAGTATGGGTACAAATCTTCAAGCAGAGTAGGAACAGTGTTCGGGTTCTTCAACGCCCTGGGTGACGTGGCGTTCGCCTACGCCGGCCACAACGTGGTGTTGGAAATCCAGGCAACGATTCCGTCGACGCCGGAAAAACCATCCAAGGGTCCAATGTGGAGAGGAGTGGTTGTTGCTTACATAGTTGTGGCTTTGTGCTACTTCCCTGTGGCTCTTGTTGGCTATTGGATGTTTGGAAATGGTGTTGCCGACAACATCCTCATCTCTTTGGAGAAACCCAAGTGGCTTATTGCTATGGCCAACATGTTTGTTGTTGTCCATGTTATTGGAAGTTATCAGATCTATGCCATGCCCGTGTTTGACATGATTGAAACTGTCATGGTCAAGAAACTCAATTTCAAACCAAGCCGAATTCTTCGTTTTATTGTTCGCAATGTGTATGTTG CATTCACCATGTTCATTGCTATCACCTTCCCATTTTTCGGGGGTCTCCTTGGATTTTTCGGAGGTTTCGCCTTTGCTCCAACAACCTACTTT CTCCCCTGCATCATGTGGCTAGCGATCTACAAACCAAAGAAATTTGGCTTGTCCTGGTGGGCTAACTGG ATTTGCATTGTGCTTGGCCTATGTTTAATGATTTTATCACCTATTGGAGGATTGAGGCAAATCATACTGGATGCCAAGAGCTACAAGTTCTACTCTTAA